A stretch of the uncultured Desulfobacter sp. genome encodes the following:
- a CDS encoding LysE family transporter, giving the protein METYLFMGLVLGLSAGLSPGPLLALVISETVRLGIGAGIRVAMAPLISDLPVLIISFLLVSSLSGSDPVLGVISLTGAIIVLKMGISSIRTAGQMPQSSGPTSASLMKGVLVNILSPHPYLFWITVGAPVASKAWQIHPGGAIGFVAGFYLLLVGSKLALAFVVARTRSFLTGAAYVWTMRVLGLLLCCFAWGLAREGAGLLGWL; this is encoded by the coding sequence ATGGAAACGTATTTGTTCATGGGGTTGGTTTTAGGTTTGTCTGCAGGTTTGTCTCCAGGTCCTTTGCTGGCTCTTGTCATCAGTGAAACCGTCCGTCTTGGTATTGGCGCCGGTATTCGTGTTGCCATGGCGCCGTTGATCTCGGATTTGCCTGTCTTGATCATCTCCTTTCTTTTGGTTTCCTCTCTGTCCGGATCCGACCCCGTACTGGGTGTTATCTCCCTTACAGGAGCGATCATCGTTTTAAAAATGGGCATTTCAAGTATCAGAACTGCCGGGCAGATGCCGCAATCCTCAGGTCCGACGTCTGCATCACTTATGAAAGGGGTACTGGTAAATATCTTAAGCCCCCATCCCTACTTGTTTTGGATCACCGTTGGTGCGCCTGTGGCGTCCAAAGCCTGGCAGATTCATCCCGGAGGTGCCATTGGATTTGTGGCAGGCTTCTATTTGCTGCTTGTGGGATCCAAACTTGCTCTGGCCTTTGTGGTGGCCAGAACCCGCAGCTTTTTAACCGGTGCCGCCTATGTCTGGACCATGAGGGTGCTGGGTCTTCTTCTGTGCTGCTTTGCCTGGGGGCTTGCCCGGGAGGGCGCAGGGCTTCTGGGTTGGCTGTAA
- a CDS encoding glutamate-5-semialdehyde dehydrogenase, with amino-acid sequence MSLENQIIEIAKQARAAARIMAALPAEQKNRALFAIARQLEKDKDLIQAENAKDVAAARENGLSDAMIDRLTITDKVLNGMVEGLEYVAGLEDPVGTLSDSSIRPNGIEMARMRIPLGVIGIIYESRPNVTVDAAGLCLKAGNAVILRGGSEAIYSNQALARAIEQGISAEGLPAGAVQVIPTSDRAAVDIMLKQEEYIDLIIPRGGEGLIRHVVAASSIPVLKHYKGVCHAYLDDLADLEMGVNIVLNAKAQRPGVCNALETLLVHEGVAQQFLPMAYKALSQAGVTLKGCPKTCEILPDAVPATEEDWPMEYLNLTLAVKVVKDMDDAMAHIAAYGSNHTEAIITTDLNRSRRFIREVDASLVIVNASTRFNDGGELGLGAEIGISTSKLHAYGPMGIKELTTTKFVAWGNGQIRS; translated from the coding sequence ATGTCTTTGGAAAATCAGATCATTGAAATTGCCAAACAGGCCAGAGCCGCAGCCCGAATTATGGCAGCCCTGCCTGCAGAACAAAAAAACAGGGCGCTTTTTGCCATTGCCCGGCAGTTGGAAAAGGATAAAGACCTCATCCAGGCGGAAAATGCAAAAGATGTGGCAGCGGCCCGGGAAAACGGATTGTCCGATGCCATGATCGACCGATTGACCATCACGGATAAGGTGTTGAACGGGATGGTTGAAGGGCTCGAATATGTGGCGGGTTTGGAAGATCCCGTGGGCACCTTGTCCGATTCCTCCATCCGGCCCAACGGCATTGAAATGGCCAGGATGCGCATTCCATTGGGGGTTATCGGCATTATCTATGAATCAAGGCCCAATGTCACCGTAGATGCCGCAGGCCTGTGCCTCAAGGCCGGGAACGCCGTGATCCTGCGGGGTGGTTCCGAAGCCATTTACTCCAACCAAGCCCTGGCCCGGGCTATTGAACAAGGTATCTCCGCAGAGGGTCTCCCGGCCGGGGCCGTTCAGGTGATCCCCACATCGGATCGTGCTGCCGTAGATATCATGCTCAAGCAGGAAGAATATATCGACCTGATTATCCCCCGGGGCGGCGAAGGCCTGATCCGCCATGTGGTGGCAGCCTCCAGCATTCCTGTGCTCAAACATTACAAAGGGGTGTGCCATGCCTATCTGGATGATCTGGCAGACCTGGAGATGGGCGTCAACATTGTACTCAATGCCAAAGCCCAGCGGCCGGGCGTCTGCAATGCTTTGGAAACCCTGCTGGTTCATGAAGGCGTGGCCCAACAATTCCTGCCCATGGCCTATAAAGCACTGTCCCAGGCCGGTGTCACCCTTAAGGGATGCCCCAAAACCTGCGAAATACTACCCGATGCCGTCCCTGCCACCGAAGAGGACTGGCCCATGGAATACCTGAATCTGACCCTGGCCGTCAAAGTGGTTAAAGACATGGATGATGCCATGGCCCATATCGCGGCCTACGGCTCCAACCATACCGAAGCGATCATCACTACGGACCTGAACCGGTCCCGGCGTTTTATCCGGGAAGTGGACGCATCCCTTGTCATTGTCAATGCCTCCACCCGGTTCAATGACGGGGGCGAACTGGGCCTGGGCGCAGAGATCGGCATATCCACCTCAAAGCTGCATGCCTACGGCCCCATGGGCATAAAAGAGCTGACCACCACAAAATTTGTGGCCTGGGGAAACGGACAGATTCGGTCCTGA
- the proB gene encoding glutamate 5-kinase → MNTDQQIIALSKFRRIVVKVGSGVLTRKNSLNIDVINSIARQICVLHDRGMEVILVSSGAMAAGVKKIGLKKRPSETPKRQAVSAIGQADLIREWEKAVEHCGRKVAQILLTRGDLCDRVRYLNARNTLNTLLEWKVLPIVNENDTVAVKSLQFGDNDNLGAMITLLLNADLMINLTDIGGLYNKDPRTHDDAQLLRQVTAMGSDIEAMAGEIAGPLGTGGMGTKISAAKKLTSAGIPMIIACGLEQDILVKIMDNNYTGTYFVPNGQKASSRKNWIGLTLQAKGRIAIDKGAQKAVVEKGKSLLPSGITRVEDYFEVGDPVEFITEDNVVLGTGLVNYNASDILKIMGCKTSQIKKRLGYRSYDEVIHRDNLMITAYPDDARS, encoded by the coding sequence ATGAACACCGACCAGCAAATAATAGCCCTGTCCAAATTCAGACGCATCGTGGTCAAAGTGGGCTCAGGGGTGCTGACCCGGAAAAACAGCCTCAATATTGACGTCATAAACAGCATCGCAAGGCAGATCTGTGTACTCCATGACCGGGGTATGGAAGTCATCCTTGTCTCATCCGGGGCCATGGCTGCGGGCGTAAAAAAAATCGGTCTTAAAAAAAGGCCGTCGGAAACCCCCAAACGCCAGGCTGTTTCAGCCATTGGCCAAGCGGACCTGATCCGGGAATGGGAAAAGGCTGTGGAACATTGCGGCCGGAAAGTGGCCCAGATTCTTCTGACCCGGGGAGACCTGTGTGACCGGGTCCGGTATCTGAATGCCAGAAACACCCTGAATACGCTCCTGGAATGGAAGGTGCTGCCCATTGTTAATGAAAATGACACGGTGGCGGTGAAGTCCCTGCAATTCGGGGACAATGACAATTTAGGCGCTATGATCACCCTGCTGCTTAACGCTGACTTGATGATTAATCTCACCGATATCGGCGGTTTGTACAATAAAGACCCACGGACCCATGACGATGCGCAGCTTCTCAGGCAGGTAACAGCCATGGGCAGTGATATCGAAGCCATGGCCGGAGAGATCGCAGGCCCTTTGGGCACAGGGGGTATGGGCACCAAAATAAGCGCGGCCAAAAAGCTGACGTCAGCGGGCATTCCCATGATCATTGCCTGCGGTCTGGAACAGGATATCCTAGTCAAAATAATGGACAACAATTATACGGGCACCTATTTTGTTCCCAACGGACAAAAGGCCTCATCCAGGAAGAACTGGATCGGCCTGACTTTGCAGGCCAAGGGGAGAATCGCTATAGATAAAGGTGCCCAGAAAGCCGTTGTGGAAAAGGGAAAAAGCCTTCTACCGTCAGGCATTACCCGGGTGGAAGACTATTTTGAGGTGGGTGATCCCGTGGAATTCATCACAGAGGACAACGTGGTCCTGGGCACGGGTCTGGTCAATTACAATGCCTCGGATATATTAAAAATCATGGGCTGCAAGACCAGCCAGATCAAGAAACGTTTAGGTTATAGATCCTATGACGAGGTGATTCACAGGGATAATCTGATGATCACCGCATACCCGGATGACGCCCGGTCATAA
- a CDS encoding TolC family protein — protein MCHKFLNVLFDFAKKVQRKYIFIFFCAWLLNYPLSAHTADLIELYQLACENDSTFQKEIYAHQAASEIYTQAFSEMLPVLGFDAFYKYSEHKMLDNEVAVYNDNRARYPSKGFDLVLSQPVFSYPSMVHISQAKEEVQRADFNFQAAAQNLIFRVTEAYLNALEAKDVLRFSKAEEDAISRHFNLAKERYESGLIPIAEFHDAKATFAGATTRRVRAEHSMEDAIEGLTEITGTRIDSLKAINLPDINTEKMCATISSDSESKTMRFDAIDVNRFNSLAPRKDEGYEGDAIPLILPEPDDVDTWVQATQKQNFGILARQKGLIIAEKEVKRQNGGHMPTVSLVGRLNRNVEGDSLYGGGSDIEKWEGSVEVKVPLFNGFSTSSKVREAKLLHKIAQQELETEIRSVTRESKAAFFGIKSAIESIKALKQALISNQIALYAKQEGFKSGMQPTLAVTDAQRDLFQTKHEYAKSQYEYIIYSLRLKKAVGLLNQEDIKVVNSWLD, from the coding sequence ATGTGTCATAAATTTTTAAACGTCTTATTTGATTTTGCAAAAAAAGTTCAAAGAAAATACATTTTCATTTTTTTTTGTGCATGGCTTCTGAACTATCCTTTATCCGCTCATACCGCAGACTTGATTGAGTTATACCAACTTGCCTGTGAAAATGATTCAACCTTTCAAAAAGAGATCTATGCCCATCAAGCCGCATCCGAAATATACACACAGGCCTTTTCCGAAATGCTTCCTGTTCTTGGGTTTGATGCCTTTTATAAATATTCCGAGCACAAAATGCTTGACAACGAGGTAGCCGTATACAATGACAATCGTGCAAGATATCCCAGTAAAGGCTTTGATCTTGTCCTAAGCCAGCCTGTATTTTCATATCCTTCCATGGTCCATATTTCCCAAGCAAAAGAAGAAGTCCAACGTGCGGATTTCAATTTTCAGGCGGCCGCCCAGAATCTGATCTTCAGGGTTACAGAGGCCTACCTAAACGCCCTGGAGGCAAAGGATGTTTTGCGTTTCAGCAAAGCTGAAGAAGATGCAATCAGCCGGCATTTCAATCTTGCAAAGGAACGCTATGAAAGCGGTCTTATTCCCATCGCGGAGTTTCATGATGCCAAAGCGACATTTGCAGGCGCCACCACAAGACGGGTAAGAGCCGAACATAGCATGGAAGATGCCATAGAAGGACTGACGGAGATAACGGGCACCCGGATTGATTCGCTCAAAGCTATTAATCTGCCTGATATCAATACTGAAAAAATGTGTGCAACAATCAGCAGTGATTCGGAATCAAAAACAATGCGCTTCGACGCTATCGACGTAAACCGGTTCAACAGCCTGGCACCAAGAAAAGATGAGGGCTATGAAGGTGATGCCATCCCTCTGATTTTACCGGAACCGGACGATGTTGACACATGGGTGCAAGCCACCCAAAAACAGAACTTTGGTATCCTTGCCAGACAAAAAGGGCTGATCATTGCTGAAAAAGAGGTAAAAAGGCAAAACGGCGGTCATATGCCGACAGTCTCACTTGTTGGAAGACTTAACCGTAATGTGGAGGGCGATTCGCTATATGGTGGCGGAAGCGATATTGAAAAATGGGAAGGTTCCGTTGAAGTCAAAGTCCCTCTGTTCAACGGTTTTTCCACATCCTCAAAAGTGCGTGAGGCCAAGCTTCTCCATAAAATTGCACAGCAGGAACTTGAGACGGAAATCAGATCCGTTACACGGGAATCCAAGGCTGCATTTTTCGGGATAAAAAGCGCAATAGAAAGCATCAAGGCATTGAAACAGGCGTTGATCAGCAACCAGATCGCTCTGTATGCCAAACAAGAAGGGTTTAAATCCGGTATGCAGCCCACCCTCGCTGTAACTGATGCCCAAAGAGATCTATTCCAGACAAAACATGAATATGCAAAATCACAATATGAGTACATCATTTACAGCCTCAGGCTCAAAAAGGCGGTTGGACTGCTCAACCAGGAAGATATTAAAGTCGTTAACAGCTGGCTGGACTGA
- a CDS encoding PAS domain S-box protein, with the protein MPQRPTYEDLKKRITELETANRILSHANKIKKTDNSLDIDNATRTKDALVESNERFQAIFHGLNDAIFIHEMDTGRIVELNQKAIEKFGYTLEETQLIGLKGLSSSNSFYDEKYAMILIKKVAVDGPQIFEWQARHKTGRLFWVEVNLKKATIGAEDCILAIVRDITERKKIEAKSQRQINELFAQSESAKIVFNSIKDAIFVHPLKEKGFAPFINVNATACERYGYTNNEFMNLSVLDITVTHDSTRYGAPGHRKKLLKKGQLIFEAVNVTKSGETFPVEINSNIFYQNKKPFILSVVRDITERKRAKAALKESEEWFQLIFNNSPEAISLTRLEDGLFVDMNEGFTKMTGYTREDVIDKPVIKLDIWHNPIERKKLTKRLKEKGIVENMEACFTKKDGSSMTGLLSAKITNINGMLHIISITRDITLRKQREELALAEHIRFATAMDSLDAWVYVADIQTHEVLFINKYARDKFGDIVGEPCWKTLQIGQTGPCSFCTNNKLLDVDGKPTGPYVWEFKNTIDGEWYQCRDQAILWPDGRLVRLEVAMSISERRKLEQEREKLINELQNALENIKTLKGLLPICSMCKKIRDDEGYWNILEKYIEQHSDASFSHSLCPECELLIRQINR; encoded by the coding sequence ATGCCACAAAGACCTACTTATGAAGATCTGAAAAAAAGAATCACAGAATTAGAAACTGCAAATAGAATACTTTCCCACGCAAATAAAATCAAAAAAACAGACAATTCGTTGGATATAGATAATGCGACACGGACGAAGGATGCACTTGTCGAAAGCAATGAACGGTTCCAAGCCATTTTTCATGGTTTAAATGATGCCATATTTATCCATGAAATGGACACCGGGCGAATAGTTGAACTCAACCAGAAAGCAATAGAGAAGTTCGGCTATACTCTGGAGGAAACCCAACTGATTGGATTAAAAGGGCTAAGTTCAAGCAATTCATTCTACGATGAAAAATACGCTATGATTTTAATTAAAAAAGTAGCTGTAGATGGACCCCAGATTTTTGAATGGCAGGCCAGACACAAAACAGGGCGTTTGTTTTGGGTTGAAGTTAACCTGAAGAAGGCAACAATAGGCGCAGAAGATTGTATTTTGGCTATAGTGCGAGATATAACCGAAAGGAAAAAGATAGAAGCAAAAAGCCAAAGACAGATCAACGAACTTTTCGCTCAATCAGAAAGTGCAAAAATCGTTTTTAATTCAATTAAAGACGCGATATTCGTTCATCCATTGAAAGAAAAGGGATTTGCACCGTTTATAAACGTCAACGCAACCGCCTGTGAGCGATATGGATATACCAACAATGAGTTCATGAATCTTTCAGTACTTGATATAACAGTAACGCATGATTCTACCAGATATGGAGCCCCGGGTCATAGAAAAAAACTGCTTAAAAAAGGTCAGTTGATTTTTGAAGCAGTGAATGTAACAAAATCAGGAGAAACATTTCCGGTTGAAATTAATTCAAACATTTTCTATCAGAATAAAAAACCTTTTATCCTTTCAGTTGTTCGGGATATTACAGAACGTAAAAGAGCCAAAGCAGCGTTGAAAGAGAGTGAGGAATGGTTTCAGCTTATTTTTAACAACAGTCCAGAAGCGATTAGCTTAACCCGATTAGAAGATGGCCTTTTTGTGGATATGAATGAAGGATTCACTAAAATGACCGGTTACACCCGGGAAGATGTTATAGATAAACCGGTTATTAAACTTGATATCTGGCATAATCCCATAGAAAGGAAGAAACTGACTAAACGTCTGAAGGAAAAGGGAATAGTAGAAAATATGGAGGCCTGTTTTACTAAAAAAGACGGAAGTTCTATGACGGGCCTGTTATCTGCAAAGATTACCAACATAAATGGCATGCTGCACATTATCAGTATTACCCGGGATATAACCCTGCGTAAGCAGCGAGAAGAATTAGCGCTTGCCGAACATATACGGTTTGCCACAGCAATGGATTCGCTCGATGCTTGGGTCTACGTGGCTGATATTCAGACACACGAAGTACTTTTCATCAATAAATATGCTCGTGATAAATTCGGAGATATTGTCGGAGAGCCCTGCTGGAAAACACTACAGATCGGGCAGACAGGGCCGTGCTCGTTCTGCACCAACAATAAGCTGCTTGATGTGGACGGCAAACCGACAGGCCCTTATGTATGGGAGTTTAAAAATACCATTGACGGTGAATGGTATCAATGCCGCGACCAGGCGATTCTCTGGCCCGATGGAAGACTGGTCCGGCTTGAGGTGGCCATGTCTATATCTGAGCGCCGAAAATTGGAGCAGGAACGAGAAAAACTGATAAATGAATTACAGAACGCACTTGAAAATATCAAAACGCTTAAAGGCCTTCTTCCTATTTGTTCTATGTGCAAAAAAATTCGAGATGACGAAGGATACTGGAACATTTTAGAAAAATATATTGAGCAACATTCTGATGCCTCTTTCAGCCACAGCTTGTGCCCGGAATGCGAGTTATTAATCCGGCAAATAAATAGATGA
- a CDS encoding TIR domain-containing protein codes for MIFFWKKWTCEVCKSKNKQNASFCYKCGTERREKHDKYDAFISYRRDGGSDAASVIQLELEKFGKIVFLDVAELQVGRFDEKLLEVIENSDAFILLLSENSLDRCANKSDWLKREIVFAIEKNKKIIPVILPGFSYPEAKMLGLFPDSMSILPKLYSVQYSHINRNAFIRKIVEAMAAEQKPLKITPNEISPKTNLNSPIPLKTPEILKKNLQKTENKTPDRNDIKDITQGIQKSTQIEQIQTPKPLSIHTAFLEKQTEIPKISVSKVVPKINKEIIGEVVLAVQNKLPGENGGGSTIKEILNEKRKVVLHEIGDVTITRLQSHSGGSIADSPNVTQKNSTNKTPEIGDAIISAYTGRYHV; via the coding sequence ATGATCTTTTTCTGGAAAAAATGGACATGCGAAGTGTGCAAAAGCAAAAATAAACAGAACGCTTCCTTTTGCTATAAATGTGGTACCGAACGAAGGGAAAAGCACGATAAATATGATGCCTTCATAAGCTACAGACGTGATGGAGGTAGTGACGCAGCCTCTGTTATCCAACTGGAACTTGAAAAGTTTGGGAAAATCGTTTTTTTAGACGTTGCAGAGCTTCAAGTCGGTAGATTCGATGAAAAACTGCTTGAGGTGATCGAAAACAGCGATGCATTTATACTCTTATTAAGCGAAAACAGCCTCGACAGATGTGCTAATAAATCAGACTGGTTAAAAAGAGAAATTGTATTTGCTATTGAGAAAAATAAAAAAATAATCCCGGTAATATTACCAGGATTTTCATACCCGGAAGCAAAGATGCTCGGTCTTTTCCCGGATTCAATGAGTATACTTCCCAAACTTTATTCTGTACAATACAGTCATATCAATCGCAACGCTTTTATAAGAAAAATAGTGGAAGCCATGGCAGCAGAACAAAAGCCATTAAAGATAACTCCCAATGAAATCTCTCCAAAAACTAATTTGAACAGCCCCATACCTCTAAAAACGCCTGAAATATTAAAGAAAAACTTGCAAAAAACTGAAAATAAGACGCCCGACCGAAATGATATAAAAGATATTACCCAAGGGATACAAAAATCGACACAAATAGAACAAATTCAAACACCTAAGCCATTATCTATTCACACTGCGTTCTTAGAAAAACAGACAGAAATTCCAAAGATTTCTGTGTCGAAAGTAGTGCCGAAAATTAATAAAGAAATAATCGGGGAGGTGGTATTAGCGGTTCAAAATAAGCTTCCCGGAGAGAATGGCGGAGGTTCAACCATTAAAGAAATTTTAAATGAAAAAAGAAAGGTTGTCCTCCATGAAATAGGAGATGTCACCATAACCCGTTTACAATCACATTCAGGCGGCAGCATTGCTGATTCCCCCAATGTTACTCAGAAAAACAGCACGAACAAGACACCAGAGATCGGAGACGCAATCATAAGCGCTTACACAGGACGATATCATGTTTAG